The region TCGATTATGTTCTTTCTGGTAAAAGCAAACACGCTCTTAGTCTAGGTGGGGGGCTACATCATGGATTTCGTGGGAAAGCCTCTGGTTTTTGTATTTATAATGACAGTGCAGTTGCAATTAAATACATTCAAAAAAAGTATAATTTACGTGTATTATATGTAGATACAGATGCGCACCATGGGGATGGCGTTCAATGGGCTTTTTATGATGATCCTTCTGTTTGTACCTTTTCAATACACGAAACTGGTCGTTATCTATTTCCTGGAACTGGAAACGTAAATGAGCGTGGAGCTGGAACTGGTTACGGGTACTCCTTTAATATACCTGTTGATGCATTTACTGAAGATGAATCGTGGTTAGAATCTTATTCAATCGCACTTCGTGAAATTGTTGATTTTTTTAAGCCTGATATCATTCTTACCCAAAATGGTGCAGACTCACATTATTATGACCCACTAACTCATCTTTCTGCCACAATGAACATTTACCGAGAAATTCCGAGATTAGCACATGAGTTAGCACATCAATATTGTGATGGTCGTTGGATTGCAGTAGGTGGTGGAGGCTATGATATTTGGCGTGTTGTCCCACGGGCATGGTCAATGATTTGGCTTGAGATGATTGGTGAGACAGATTTCACTAATGAATTACCCAGAGAGTGGATTGAGAATTGGCAATCAAGAACAACTACCAAATTACCTGAACATTGGTTTGATAAGCCTGACATCTATCCACCAATTCCAAGAAAAGCTGAGATCACTGAAAAAAATGCTCAAACCGTTGAAAAAGCACTTTATCCTATTAGAAATAATAAGAAAAAACAGGGTCTGTTATAAGAATAATGAAAAGGCACATGAAGCTTTTGCTTTATGTGCCTTTTCTAACATTTATTTTGTTGAATTACGATATTCAATACGATGAGGAAGTGTTACGATATGGTCATCAACCGCCTCTTTATTCATATATTTAGTCAGTAGTCTCATTGCAACAGCTCCAATATCGTACATTGGCTGAAGTACTGTTGTAAGTGTTGGCCTAACCATAGTTGCTAACCTTGTATTGTCAAAACCAACAACTTCTAGCTGTTCTGGTATTGATACACCATTATCCTGAGCTCCATGTATAACCCCTAATGCCATCTCATCGGTTGCTACAAAAATAGCAGAAATTTCTTTAGAGTTTTCCATTAGTCTTTCATATGCTTCCATCCCAGAATCATATGTATAATCCCCTTCAACAACTAATTCCTCATTGAAATCTAGATTTGCCTCCTCCAACGCCTGGCGATACCCAGCAAGCTTTTTCACTGCATTTACTGGTTCTAGCATCGGTCCAGAAACATATCCAATCTTTCTATGGCCCTTTTCAATCAGCATTGTAACCGCATCATAAGCAGCCTGCTTGTAATCAATTGCAACCGATGGGATTGATTCACCTGTTTCAATAGAAGCAGCGAGTACAACCGGTGCAGGTGAACGCTCAAACTCATGAACATGGTCCTCTGTTATATTTCCACTCATGAATACAATTCCATCTACCTGTTTACCTAGCATTGTATTAAAAAGGTGAAGTTCTTTATCTTTATTTTGATCTGAGTTACTCAAGATAATATTATATTTATACATTGTAGCTATATCTTCAATTCCACGAGCAAGCTCTGCGTAAAAAATACTAGAAATATCCGGGATAATAACACCAACGGTAGTTGTCTTTTTACTAGCTAAACCACGAGCAACTGCATTTGGTCTGTACCCTAATCGTTCAATGGCTTCTAACACTTTTTTTCTTGTCGTTGGTTTTACATTTGGATTCCCGTTGACAACACGGGATACTGTAGCCATAGAAACACTAGCTTCTCTAGCAACATCATAAATAGTTACATTCATGAAAAATCGACACTCCTTTTATTAAACGAAACATTACTATTAATAGTATAAGTAATATTTATAATTTACATTTAAGTTATTTGTTTAGTTATGTAACTAATGATACGATACTATTAATATCACCGCAATGTCTTTAGAGGCTTTAACTGGAAATATGTCTATATTGTGGATGTTTAATTTGAAAATATGCTGAATTTGCATTCTTTGTATGTAAAAAGCCTCCTGTAATTCAGGAGGCAATGTAATGTTATACTCTAATAGCACTATTTGCTTTTAATTGAGTAATAAAATCATGAAATTGATCAAAATCCATTTGCTGCGCAGAATCAGATAATGCTACTGCTGGATCCGGATGTACTTCAGCCATTACACCATCCGCGCCTATTGCTAGTGCTGCTTTAGCAGCAGGTAATAATAAATCACGTCGACCTGTTGAGTGTGTTACATCAACAACAACTGGTAAGTGTGTCTCTTGTTTTAGAATTGGAACTGCAGATATGTCAAGGGTATTTCTAGTAGCCCTTTCATACGTACGAATCCCTCTTTCGCACAAGATAATTTGTCCATTTCCTTGTGCAATAATGTATTCAGCTGCATTTATAAATTCTTCGATTGTTGCAGCTATTCCACGTTTTAATAATACAGGTTTATTGACAGCCCCCGCAGCTTTTAATAGCTCAAAATTTTGCATATTACGTGCTCCAATTTGAATCACGTCAATATATTCAATTGCTTTTTCAATATCTGCAGGATTAACAATTTCACTAATAACAGCCATATCATATTCATCTGCTACTTTTTTAAGAATTTTAAGACCTTCTAATCCTAGCCCCTGAAAGTCATATGGAGAAGTTCTAGGTTTATAAGCTCCACCGCGCAATAGTTTTAACCCGTAACTTTTCGCTACCTTTGCAACCGCAGCTACTTGCTCATAGCTTTCTACTGCACAAGGTCCAACAAAAAAGTGTGCATTTCCGTCACCAATTTTCTCACCTTTAAGGTCGACAATCGTATCTTCTGGCTTTTTCTTTCTAGATACAAGCAATGCTTTTCGGTGATCATCTTTTTGTAATTCAAGTCCTGCCTTAAAAATTTCTTTAAAAATATGCTGAAGTGTTGACGTTTCAAATGGACCATCATTATTGGCAATTATCTCATCTAACATTTTTCTCTCACGAACAGGATCGTAACGATTTACTCCCTGAGCTTCTTTTGTCTTCCCAATTTCTTGTACAAGCTTAGCACGTTCATTAATAATTTGAAGTAATTGTAAGTTTAACTCATCTACTTTTTCACGCAAATTATCTAACCCGTTACTCATCTCTTACACCCTTTCTATCTGTCCAAAAGTAAATTGCTTTCGTCAAAAGTTTAGTAATCTTTATATATCACAGAAAGTATGATACATTTCTAATAATTAGGGTTAATTATATACGATATTAAATACATTGTCACTAAAAAGCTTTAACATTTAAACGCTTTCAATCGATAAAGCATTAAATCTTTCTGAATTATTCTAATTATAGTTTATTCATTTTACATTCTGCCTTAAAATAGCATTAGAATGTCTATAAAAAAGAAGGTGAAACACATATGAAAAAATCTACAATATTCGCTTTAGATATAGGAACTCGATCAGTAGTTGGTATTATTTTGAGCCAAATTAATGGGCAATATGAAATAGCCGATATTGTTATTAAAGAACACTCTGAGCGTTCTATGCTGGATGGTCAGATCCATGATGTATTAGCCGTTTCAAAGGTAATTGCAGAAATTAAACAAGAACTTGAAACAAAGCATGGCCAACTAACAAAGGTTTGTGTAGCTGCTGCTGGGCGTGCGTTAAAAACTGAAAAGTCAAGCTACATTATTGATATTTCCTTAATGAATGCGATAGAAAAGCAAGATATCTTACATCTTGAATTAAGTGCAGTCCAACAAGCACAGATTTCCCTTGCAAATAAACAAAAGAATGAAAATAGCCATCACTATTACTGTGTAGGATATTCAGTTATCCGCTATTTATTAGATCAACAAGAAATCGGAAATTTAATTGATCAACAGGGTGAAGAAGCATCTGTAGAGGTTATTGCAACTTTTCTACCTAAGGTAGTTGTTGAGTCTCTTATTTCAGCTTTGAATAGAGCCGGACTGGAGATGGACGCTCTAACACTCGAACCTATTGCTGCTATCAATGTGCTAATTCCACCAACAATGAGAAGGCTAAATGTGGCACTAGTTGATATCGGTGCTGGCACTTCAGATATTGCTATTACAGATTTAGGTTCCGTTGTATCATATGGAATGGTTCCTGTCGCAGGAGATGAAATTACAGAAGCGATAAGTGATCAGCTATTACTTGACTTTCCACTAGCTGAAAAGGCTAAACGTGATTTATACAATAATGATAATATTACTGTTACTGATATATTAGGTTTTGAAACAGAATTACCAAAACAAGATGTTATTGAACAAATTTCACACTCAATTGATAAACTTGCTGCAGCAATTACTCATGAGATACTGTTATTAAATGGAGACAAGGCACCGAAAGCTGTGATGCTTGTAGGTGGTGGAAGTTTAACTCCAGAGTTACCAAAAAGATTAGCTGGAATGTTGGGCCTACCTGAAAACAGAGTTGCCATTCGTGGGATAGATGCAATCCAGAATGTAAAATTGTCAGAGGACATTAAAAAAGGACCGGAGCTAGTTACTCCGATTGGTATTGCAATTGCCTCCGAGCAAAGTCCAGTTCAGTATGTAAGTGTTTACGTTAACAATAAGCCAGTTCGTTTATTTGATATGAAAAAGCTTACTGTTGGTGACTGTCTCCTTGCTTCGGGTATTCAAATGAACAAACTTTATGGTAAACCTGGAATTGCTATGATTATTTCATTAAATGGACAGAAAATAACAATTCCCGGTAAGCATGGAAATCCTCCAACACTCTTAAAAAATGGAGAGAATTGTACATTGGACGATGAAATAAAACATGGGGATATTATTACGGTTGAAAAGGGATCAGATGGGTTAAAAGCTGAAGCTAAAATCATTGATTTAGTTGATGAGATACCTTATAAGGCCATCACCATTAACGGAAGAGGTTATGAAATAAAAGCGTCTGTTTATCAGAATTCAGTACCATCTCATGTTAATAACGTTATACGAGACCATGATGTCATTACCTATGAATACCCTGAAACAATTGGACAAGCTTTAACAAATCTGGGGCTTACTAATGTATTGAATGAATTACGTATTTTTCAAGTCAGCATTAACGATAGAGCTACTAATTTTCCCGAGTTTACTAGAAACCTATTAAAGAACGACCGTGTTTCATCAATAAGTTCTCCATTTTCAGACGGAGATTCATTTGTTTTATCGGATGCAAGTATTCCAACAGCTGGCAAATTAGCTGAGCTTAAAAATATTAAACTTTTTGAGACTCTACCTATTTTTTTCAACGGAGAAAAGCTAGAATTACGTAAACCTGTTAATGAGATCTACCGTAATGGGAAGCCTTTAAATGAAGATGATATTATTCATTTTAATGACCATATTCAAATTATTAGCAAAACTGTTGAACCGTTCATATTTCAAGATATTTTTAGGCATGTAGATATTGAATTACCCACTTCATTAAAAGGCCGCTTTATCCTAGAGAGAAATAATCAAGAGGTAAGCTTTCACGAAGTACTCTCACCAGGAGACCATTTAAAAATAGTTTGGCCTGATACAATCAATACGTAAACGATAAAGAGGCCCATTAAGGGCCTCTTTATCATTCTTTTTAATCGCTATTAACTTCCTTGGAAAGGGTATCATAAGTAATATTCCAATGAGAAGTATGAAAGGTAACATCCTTGTTTTTAAATAAAATCACTTGAGGTGATTCATGTTTTATATGGAATGTTTCTGCTATATGATTAGACAAGGGTCTTGCTTCTTGAACGACTAAATAATAGGCCGGGATTTCAGTATGATCTTCTACAAACTTTTCAAATTCCTCATATCCTGACTGGCTTATTGGACATGTCGAGCTGTGTTTTAGAAACAAAAATACATCATTTTCTTCATGAATTGCATTAAATTGTTCAAGAGTCTCAATTTTCTTCAATTTGTATCTCTCCTTGAATATGAAAAAACTGATGAGTGAATATTTTATCACTTCACCAGTTTCTCCACTAATTATGTCTTAAGACTGTGGATTAGGTTGTGTGTTAGATTGGCTTTCAGCTAAGGTAAGTGCTTTATCGGCTTCTTCTAATCTACGACGAATTTCATCAGCATCTGTACCATCATTGGAAGAAGTTAAACCAACAATTTCATCAACTAATTCTTCACTCTGTTGAACTAGCTGTTTATCGTCTATTGGGGCATTTGCAAATTCTTTAACCTTATCAAAGATTTGACTTGATTGGTTGTTGACATTCTTAGTGAAGTTCGACGTTTTTTCTTTTGCAACATTGGCTAGTTCAGAACCTTTATCAACTGCTTCATTTCTCCAACGTTCGGTTTTATCTCTAACAACAGAAGCCTGTGTATTAATGTCGTCTCTTAGTTCTCTACCAGACTTTGGTGCTAAAAATAGTGCTGTTGCAGCTCCAATAACACCACCAACAATTGCTCCAATTAGAAAGTTGTTGTCGTTTTTACCCATCGTTCCATCTTCCTCCTTTAGAATAACTTAAGAATAACTTAAGATTAACTATAGTCACGACTTCGCTGTACGGTATGATCTTCTCTCTTGACTTCCTTTTTATCTTTCCATTTATCCCAAAGATCTATTAATACATTTCCCCATTGAATCACTTGTGTAACCTTTTCTTGGTTTCTTTCTACTTGGACACTAACATTTTCCGATACCTTCTGGATCGAACCGTTAAATCTTTGAATAGAGACTCCAACGTCTTGTACTGCATCTACAACTGTATTCAATTTTTTCGTCTTTTCTTGTATGTCTGTAGCTAATGCATTTGTTTTATGTAAGAGTTCTGTCGTCTCAACAGTAATTCCTTCCATCTGTTTTTCTAATCCAGATAATGTTTTGGCTACATTATCAAGTGTGATTTGAAGGGAGCGAAGTGTTCGCGACAAAAATATCACCAAGATTAAAAATGCAATTGCGATTAATGCTACACTTAAGTACAGAATGATGATCAACTACCTACACCTCCTTTGGTGATACACTATCTTTACCCACAATAATACTTCTATAAACATACCATAACTTTTGGAAATTTATCCACTATTTTGACACCCACCATTACCATAGTAACGCCGCTTACCAAGCCTATAATAAATTAACATTAGTTGATGTTAAAAATAGCATTGTTATAGTATGAAGTCGTTATTTGCTAAAATCCACTCGCTTTCCGCGGGCGGTCCGGGAGCCTCCTCGGCGCACTGCGCCTACGGGGTCTCCCTATGACGCGCATCTCCCGCAGGAGTCTCGTGGATTTAGCAAATAACTTTACACTCTGAATATAGGTTATAAAAGCCACTACTGAGTTATTTTGCCAAATTTAAGTTAATAAATCATATATTGAAAACTTGTGGAATGACGATAGTTTAATATTAACTTGTTGCTCAATACCTTGTAATATGAACGCCATAAAATTTAAATACAGCATATTTGTTATTTCTTAAGCTATTTTCCTATAGTTTGTTTCTTTTCTTTGATATTAAGCACTTAGTGGATTGAAGCGGAAGGCACTTGACTCCTGCGGGATGTGAGGAAAAGTCGAGACCCCACAGACGGAACGTCGAGGAGGCTCGACTTCCTCCCCGATGGGAATTCGCCCTTGAAAAAGCCGGCAGTTTGAATTTTTCATAATTCCCCGCGGAAAGCAAGTGCCTGCAGCGGAAAGGAACGACAAATTGAAATTGAACCTACATTATATGGAATATTAGCTTTATAACATTAGGCAAGCACCAGAAGACAAATTCTTTCAACAATTATTCAGATTTCGGTTACAATAGGATAGTACATATTAATTTTTAGGAGGCCTATTTATGAAAGATCCACGTATACAAACGTTAGCTAAGAATTTAATAAACTATTCGGTAAAACTTCAACCAGGTGAGAAGGTTTTGATTGAAAATTTTGGATTGCAACGTGAGTTAGTAACTGCTTTGGTTGATGAGGCATATAAGGCTGGTGGATATCCATTTGTTTCACTAAAAGACCACCAAGTTGATCGTGCGTTATTACTAGGTGCTAAGGATGAGCAATTCGAAATGATTGCAGATTTTGAAGCGAATGTAATGAAAAATATGGATGCTTATATTGGACTTCGCTCTGGTGATAACATTAATGAATTTGCAGATGTGCCGGATGATAAGATGAAAATAACAGGAAATACGATAGGTAAGAAAGTACATAGAGAAATTCGTGTTCCTAAAACAAGATGGGTTGTTCTCCGCTATCCAAACTCAGCAATGGCACAACTTGCAAAAATGAGTACAGAAGGATTTGAAGATTTCTACTTTAATGTTTGTAACCTTGATTACGGTAAAATGAATGAAGCAATGGATTCTTTAGTTGCTTTAATGGACAAAACAGATAAAGTGAGAATTACTGGTGAAGGTACGGACCTGACTTTCTCTATAAAAGATATTCCTTCTGTGAAATGTGCTGGTGA is a window of Cytobacillus luteolus DNA encoding:
- the ccpA gene encoding catabolite control protein A, giving the protein MNVTIYDVAREASVSMATVSRVVNGNPNVKPTTRKKVLEAIERLGYRPNAVARGLASKKTTTVGVIIPDISSIFYAELARGIEDIATMYKYNIILSNSDQNKDKELHLFNTMLGKQVDGIVFMSGNITEDHVHEFERSPAPVVLAASIETGESIPSVAIDYKQAAYDAVTMLIEKGHRKIGYVSGPMLEPVNAVKKLAGYRQALEEANLDFNEELVVEGDYTYDSGMEAYERLMENSKEISAIFVATDEMALGVIHGAQDNGVSIPEQLEVVGFDNTRLATMVRPTLTTVLQPMYDIGAVAMRLLTKYMNKEAVDDHIVTLPHRIEYRNSTK
- a CDS encoding acetoin utilization protein AcuC, giving the protein MTKESVFIYSKEFLNYKFSDSHPFNQIRVELTYDLLKKLNAIDESQLIAPRMATDEELELFHDPKYINAVKLAGKGQLEKEIGLNYGIGTEDTPIFQNMHEASALLVGGTLTAVDYVLSGKSKHALSLGGGLHHGFRGKASGFCIYNDSAVAIKYIQKKYNLRVLYVDTDAHHGDGVQWAFYDDPSVCTFSIHETGRYLFPGTGNVNERGAGTGYGYSFNIPVDAFTEDESWLESYSIALREIVDFFKPDIILTQNGADSHYYDPLTHLSATMNIYREIPRLAHELAHQYCDGRWIAVGGGGYDIWRVVPRAWSMIWLEMIGETDFTNELPREWIENWQSRTTTKLPEHWFDKPDIYPPIPRKAEITEKNAQTVEKALYPIRNNKKKQGLL
- a CDS encoding cell division protein FtsA, giving the protein MKKSTIFALDIGTRSVVGIILSQINGQYEIADIVIKEHSERSMLDGQIHDVLAVSKVIAEIKQELETKHGQLTKVCVAAAGRALKTEKSSYIIDISLMNAIEKQDILHLELSAVQQAQISLANKQKNENSHHYYCVGYSVIRYLLDQQEIGNLIDQQGEEASVEVIATFLPKVVVESLISALNRAGLEMDALTLEPIAAINVLIPPTMRRLNVALVDIGAGTSDIAITDLGSVVSYGMVPVAGDEITEAISDQLLLDFPLAEKAKRDLYNNDNITVTDILGFETELPKQDVIEQISHSIDKLAAAITHEILLLNGDKAPKAVMLVGGGSLTPELPKRLAGMLGLPENRVAIRGIDAIQNVKLSEDIKKGPELVTPIGIAIASEQSPVQYVSVYVNNKPVRLFDMKKLTVGDCLLASGIQMNKLYGKPGIAMIISLNGQKITIPGKHGNPPTLLKNGENCTLDDEIKHGDIITVEKGSDGLKAEAKIIDLVDEIPYKAITINGRGYEIKASVYQNSVPSHVNNVIRDHDVITYEYPETIGQALTNLGLTNVLNELRIFQVSINDRATNFPEFTRNLLKNDRVSSISSPFSDGDSFVLSDASIPTAGKLAELKNIKLFETLPIFFNGEKLELRKPVNEIYRNGKPLNEDDIIHFNDHIQIISKTVEPFIFQDIFRHVDIELPTSLKGRFILERNNQEVSFHEVLSPGDHLKIVWPDTINT
- a CDS encoding DUF948 domain-containing protein, encoding MIIILYLSVALIAIAFLILVIFLSRTLRSLQITLDNVAKTLSGLEKQMEGITVETTELLHKTNALATDIQEKTKKLNTVVDAVQDVGVSIQRFNGSIQKVSENVSVQVERNQEKVTQVIQWGNVLIDLWDKWKDKKEVKREDHTVQRSRDYS
- a CDS encoding YtxH domain-containing protein, with translation MGKNDNNFLIGAIVGGVIGAATALFLAPKSGRELRDDINTQASVVRDKTERWRNEAVDKGSELANVAKEKTSNFTKNVNNQSSQIFDKVKEFANAPIDDKQLVQQSEELVDEIVGLTSSNDGTDADEIRRRLEEADKALTLAESQSNTQPNPQS
- a CDS encoding bifunctional 3-deoxy-7-phosphoheptulonate synthase/chorismate mutase; this encodes MSNGLDNLREKVDELNLQLLQIINERAKLVQEIGKTKEAQGVNRYDPVRERKMLDEIIANNDGPFETSTLQHIFKEIFKAGLELQKDDHRKALLVSRKKKPEDTIVDLKGEKIGDGNAHFFVGPCAVESYEQVAAVAKVAKSYGLKLLRGGAYKPRTSPYDFQGLGLEGLKILKKVADEYDMAVISEIVNPADIEKAIEYIDVIQIGARNMQNFELLKAAGAVNKPVLLKRGIAATIEEFINAAEYIIAQGNGQIILCERGIRTYERATRNTLDISAVPILKQETHLPVVVDVTHSTGRRDLLLPAAKAALAIGADGVMAEVHPDPAVALSDSAQQMDFDQFHDFITQLKANSAIRV
- a CDS encoding aminopeptidase; protein product: MKDPRIQTLAKNLINYSVKLQPGEKVLIENFGLQRELVTALVDEAYKAGGYPFVSLKDHQVDRALLLGAKDEQFEMIADFEANVMKNMDAYIGLRSGDNINEFADVPDDKMKITGNTIGKKVHREIRVPKTRWVVLRYPNSAMAQLAKMSTEGFEDFYFNVCNLDYGKMNEAMDSLVALMDKTDKVRITGEGTDLTFSIKDIPSVKCAGEMNIPDGEVYTAPVRDSVNGTITYNTPSPYQGFTFENVKLTFKDGKIVEATSNDTDRINKIFDTDEGARYIGEFAIGVNPYIQHPMQDILFDEKIDGSFHFTPGQCYDEAFNGNYSNIHWDMVNIQRPEYGGGEIYFDDVLIRKDGRFVLPELEVLNPENLK
- the ytxJ gene encoding bacillithiol system redox-active protein YtxJ → MKKIETLEQFNAIHEENDVFLFLKHSSTCPISQSGYEEFEKFVEDHTEIPAYYLVVQEARPLSNHIAETFHIKHESPQVILFKNKDVTFHTSHWNITYDTLSKEVNSD